Proteins encoded together in one Lathyrus oleraceus cultivar Zhongwan6 chromosome 5, CAAS_Psat_ZW6_1.0, whole genome shotgun sequence window:
- the LOC127085202 gene encoding hydroxymethylglutaryl-CoA lyase, mitochondrial, with amino-acid sequence MSSLEEPLGLDKLPSVSTMDRVQRFSSGCCRPQVDNLGMGNCWIEGRSCSTSNSCNEDNEDYPWKRQTRDMSRGDSFSQKIAIIGRNSKFGIVNNSFYTSDYQYSQNRNNKDMQDMAYKFMKGMPEFVKIVEVGPRDGLQNEKNIVPTAVKIELIRRLASTGLSVIEATSFVSPKWVPQLADAKDVMQAVHNLGGIRLPVLTPNLKGFEAAIAAGAREVAVFASASESFSKSNINCSIEESLIRYRTVTRAAKELSIPVRGYVSCVVGCPVEGSVPPSKVAYVAKELYDMGCFEISLGDTIGVGTPGTVVPMLLAVMAVVPIEKLAVHFHDTYGQSLPNILVSLQMGISAVDSSVAGLGGCPYAKGASGNVATEDVVYMLNGLGVKTSVDIEKLMSAGDFISKKLGRLSGSKTAIALNRVTSDASKI; translated from the exons ATGTCAAGTTTGGAGGAACCACTTGGCCTTGACAAGTTGCCAAGCGTTAGTACCATGGATAGAGTTCAGAGGTTTTCATCTGGTTGTTGCCGTCCACAAGTAGATAATTTGGGTATGGGAAACTGCTGGATTGAAGGACGAAGTTGCAGCACATCTAACAGCTGCAA TGAAGACAATGAAGATTACCCTTGGAAAAGGCAAACAAGAGACATGTCCCGGGGAGACTCCTTCAGTCAAAAGATTGCGATCATAGGGAGAAACTCAAAATTTGGAATAGTCAACAATTCATTTTATACCTCAGATTATCAGTACAGTCAAAATCGCAATAACAAAGACATGCAAGATATGGCATATAAG TTTATGAAAGGCATGCCAGAGTTTGTTAAGATAGTTGAAGTTGGACCAAGGGATGGATTACAAAATGAGAAGAACATTGTACCAACAGCTGTAAAGATTGAATTGATTCGTAGACTAGCATCAACCGGGTTATCTGTCATTGAGGCTACTAGTTTTGTATCTCCCAAATGGGTCCCACAG TTGGCTGATGCAAAAGATGTGATGCAAGCGGTTCATAACCTGGGAGGCATCAGATTGCCAGTTCTTACTCCTAATTTAAAG GGTTTTGAAGCTGCTATTGCTGCCGGAGCTAGAGAAGTAGCTGTTTTTGCATCAGCTTCTGAATCTTTCTCAAAATCAAACATTAATTGTAGTATTGAAGAGAGTCTAATCCGCTATCGAACTGTTACTCGTGCTGCTAAAGAGCTCTCAATTCCAGTTCGAGG GTATGTATCATGCGTTGTTGGATGCCCAGTTGAAGGATCGGTCCCTCCATCAAAGGTAGCTTATGTGGCTAAAGAACTATATGATATGGGTTGCTTTGAAATCTCACTTGGTGACACAATTGGGGTAGGCACACCAG GAACCGTGGTTCCTATGCTTTTGGCCGTAATGGCTGTTGTACCAATAGAAAAGCTTGCTGTCCACTTCCATGACACATATGGGCAATCTCTTCCAAATATTCTTGTATCCCTCCAA ATGGGAATAAGTGCAGTGGATTCTTCCGTTGCTGGTCTTGGTGGCTGTCCATATGCTAAGGGGGCTTCAGGAAATGTAGCTACTGAGGATGTTGTGTACATGCTGAATGGACTTGGTGTGAAAACCAGTGTTGATATTGAAAAGCTCATGTCAGCTGGGGACTTCATCAGCAAAAAATTGGGGCGCCTCTCTGGCTCAAAGACTGCCATCGCCCTTAACCGTGTCACGTCTGATGCTTCCAAGATATGa